Proteins encoded in a region of the Macrobrachium nipponense isolate FS-2020 chromosome 39, ASM1510439v2, whole genome shotgun sequence genome:
- the LOC135210059 gene encoding uncharacterized protein LOC135210059, which yields MVKYEEETYSFRLSQLDDSVYSDTGTITSTYKQRIDSLFRDKRRQENSNSNSSTNSSRQAPHSSQTTNPVQEELERMFGGRDQRQRAFLDVRATVQAQIERLFADATNEPLISGGAGKVLAAAAPPQKTFSSEATSRATEPPFSPPSLAASSPSPPPQPTRHLDTAAVTPTPPPSTTPSHKSSASSRSNSSKGSGVSSFESREAEARRPPPSAMKYRVDYLGALQLSEKATSLDVLQTPLKDLYYKYRLSVSRGKRPVPGSLQITDAGLRITYSNSPIDSQDGFAEFTNPFPTIAVWAAVKLVIRKELAEGGKVGYTFAFLPLICDPEAQDKYNLYHPLNVPEPSVMAIQHPPMFACVMRKVGVPKVLECHGFVCQSAEDAIVIAANLYQALLENMRSEAPSEASSDNRDDDRHVMSDSEMVPIRPPRKKRTQRPESPRFAGKLRRANSEDLLQSHVILEDPQESKHRLKRSISDRQPGGFLLDPGDVYTRVALPRSKSFMNVTNKYNFQDLLDDVKQKTGLNSVDDVLKQVINPKGMSFSEMDPEHREILLKLALTLSKDEIYQRSKNIMKKHRGRSTSLMSLMDSDSDGSTISNVLKATKKSFSRLGSRASSLQSSYLKDKSPLRKLVNNKNRYAFEKAGKESSAKVVDNKENEFTHMLSGTGRKVAPKTPMPRRAVDGYVSCSECGYDSECSSKCYCSLPRRSPNKPHDKHIHKGRDSSCDCDTESCAESEKCYCSLKRIKKNGLKMYEINLDSETDTNTETTVQSAAAYKKGYGSHSNLSELESHPTSWKRNSGGSSSSATRHKSSSSYLTEHSKSRSAGTVFSMHPEVMRKKSLSSNLSSDSEISVVRRSSGGSGYHSQNSSSRRVGPHQRSGSTDSLLMSPRLRRHPSGSLGSGGSRGSQASSDGSGGSGMGTHRSQGSRGSSASRQKILLVSAVDPSGKVVYRGASQRQQREGSDTASILSMKKTAEIAALFSELKLNQTTDLINHLNQSASESEDDAYSSMQANNSFLFSDNIENSLGYLP from the coding sequence ATGGTGAAATATGAAGAGGAAACCTACAGCTTCCGTTTGTCCCAACTCGACGATTCCGTCTACTCGGACACCGGGACCATCACGTCCACTTACAAGCAGCGGATCGACTCCCTCTTCAGGGACAAGCGCCGTCAggagaacagcaacagcaacagcagcacgaACAGCTCGCGACAGGCGCCACATTCTAGTCAGACCACCAACCCCGTCCAGGAGGAGCTGGAGAGGATGTTCGGAGGGCGGGACCAGCGCCAGAGGGCCTTCCTGGACGTCAGGGCCACGGTGCAAGCGCAGATCGAGAGGCTCTTCGCTGACGCTACTAACGAACCTCTGATTAGCGGGGGCGCCGGGAAAGTCTTGGCGGCGGCGGCGCCCCCCCAGAAGACGTTTTCTTCGGAGGCCACCTCGCGTGCAACCGAACCCCCTTTTTCCCCGCCTTCATTAGCGGcgtcttccccttcccctccgcCTCAGCCGACACGACACCTGGATACGGCCGCCGTCACCccgacccctcccccctccaccacccCTTCCCACAAGAGCAGCGCCAGCAGCAGGAGTAACAGTAGCAAGGGCAGTGGCGTCAGTTCTTTTGAATCACGTGAGGCGGAGGCACGTCGGCCGCCGCCTTCCGCCATGAAGTATCGCGTTGATTACTTGGGAGCGCTGCAACTGTCTGAGAAGGCCACCAGTTTGGATGTCCTGCAGACACCCTTGAAAGACCTCTACTACAAGTACCGCCTCAGTGTTTCGAGGGGCAAGAGGCCGGTCCCTGGTTCCCTGCAGATCACAGACGCGGGCTTGAGGATTACCTATAGCAATTCGCCGATCGATTCTCAGGATGGGTTTGCCGAATTCACCAATCCTTTTCCAACGATTGCCGTCTGGGCTGCCGTCAAACTCGTCATTCGGAAGGAACTGGCGGAAGGGGGTAAAGTGGGTTACACATTCGCGTTCTTACCCCTCATCTGTGATCCCGAAGCGCAGGATAAATACAACCTGTATCATCCCCTCAATGTGCCCGAACCGTCTGTGATGGCTATTCAGCATCCTCCGATGTTCGCCTGCGTCATGCGCAAAGTCGGGGTGCCCAAAGTGCTCGAGTGTCACGGGTTCGTCTGCCAGTCGGCGGAGGACGCCATTGTCATCGCAGCTAACTTGTACCAGGCCCTTCTGGAAAACATGAGGAGCGAAGCCCCCAGCGAGGCCTCCAGTGACAACAGAGATGACGACAGGCACGTCATGAGTGACAGTGAAATGGTTCCCATTCGGCCCCCTAGGAAGAAGAGGACGCAGAGGCCCGAGTCTCCCAGATTTGCAGGCAAGCTCAGGAGAGCCAACAGCGAGGACCTCTTGCAGTCACACGTCATTTTGGAAGACCCACAGGAGAGCAAGCACCGCCTGAAGAGGTCCATCAGTGACAGACAACCTGGTGGGTTCTTGCTCGATCCCGGCGATGTTTATACGCGGGTGGCCCTCCCAAGGTCCAAGTCCTTCATGAACGTGACCAATAAATACAACTTCCAGGACCTCTTGGATGATGTCAAACAGAAGACCGGTTTGAACAGCGTGGATGACGTTTTAAAACAGGTCATCAATCCGAAGGGAATGTCGTTCAGTGAAATGGACCCCGAACACAGGGAAATCCTCTTGAAACTGGCCCTAACGTTATCGAAAGACGAAATTTACCAGCGGtctaaaaatatcatgaaaaagcACAGAGGTCGCAGTACGTCTCTCATGAGTCTCATGGATTCAGACAGTGACGGGTCAACCATTTCCAATGTTCTGAAAGCGACGAAGAAATCGTTCTCTCGCTTAGGATCAAGAGCTTCCAGTTTGCAGTCCAGTTACCTGAAAGATAAGTCGCCGCTTAGAAAGCTGGTCAATAACAAAAATCGCTACGCTTTCGAGAAAGCAGGGAAAGAAAGCAGTGCTAAGGTCGtcgataataaagaaaatgagttCACCCACATGCTCTCGGGCACGGGAAGAAAGGTGGCACCGAAAACGCCGATGCCACGTCGTGCCGTTGATGGTTACGTCTCTTGCAGTGAGTGTGGCTACGACAGCGAATGTTCTAGCAAATGTTACTGCTCTCTACCTCGGAGGTCGCCCAACAAACCCCACGACAAGCATATTCACAAGGGCCGCGATTCGTCCTGCGACTGCGACACCGAGAGTTGCGCCGAGAGCGAAAAGTGTTACTGCTCTCTCAAGCGCATCAAGAAGAACGGCCTCAAGATGTACGAGATCAACCTCGATTCCGAAACCGACACGAACACCGAGACGACGGTCCAGAGCGCGGCCGCCTACAAGAAGGGCTACGGCTCCCATTCCAACCTGAGCGAACTGGAATCGCACCCGACATCGTGGAAGAGAAATAGCGGGGGCTCTTCCAGCAGTGCCACCAGGCATAAGAGTTCCTCCTCTTACCTGACGGAGCACAGCAAGAGTCGATCTGCCGGCACCGTGTTCTCCATGCATCCCGAGGTCATGAGAAAGAAGAGCTTATCCTCCAACCTGTCGTCAGACTCCGAAATCTCGGTCGTCCGGAGGTCATCTGGAGGGTCGGGTTACCACAGCCAAAACAGCAGCAGTCGCAGAGTGGGCCCCCATCAGAGGTCGGGCAGCACCGATTCCCTCTTGATGTCGCCGAGACTCAGAAGGCACCCCTCGGGCTCTCTAGGGTCCGGGGGCTCCAGAGGATCGCAGGCATCCTCCGACGGGAGCGGCGGAAGCGGCATGGGCACCCATCGATCCCAGGGGTCCAGAGGGTCTTCTGCATCCCGTCAGAAGATCTTACTGGTGTCCGCAGTCGACCCCTCCGGGAAGGTGGTCTACAGGGGAGCGTCCCAGCGGCAGCAGAGGGAGGGGAGCGACACGGCGTCCATCCTCTCCATGAAAAAGACGGCGGAGATCGCGGCTCTGTTCTCCGAGTTGAAGCTCAACCAGACGACCGATCTCATCAACCACCTCAACCAGTCGGCCTCGGAGTCGGAGGACGACGCTTACTCGTCCATGCAGGCCAACAATTCCTTCCTCTTCTCGGACAACATCGAAAACTCCCTGGGATACCTGCCGTAA